CCCGGAAACGCCCAAGGCGGCCCCGGCCGAGGCCCCGGCCCCGTCCGGCCCTCCGGGGGTTCTGGATTGGCAGGAGCTTGGCAAACGCAAGGACGATCTCGACCGCCGGGAACAGGCCATCGCCGACATGGAGGCCAAGCTTGACCAGCGGGTCAAGGAACTGGCGGCCCTGGAGGCCAGCCTCAAGACCATGCTCGACCAGGCCCAACAGACCAAGGACGAGAAACTCAAGCACCTCATCGACGTGTATACCAATATGAAGCCCAAGCAGGCCGCCGAGGTTCTGGAGAGCCTGGACGACCGCATCGCCGTCAAGATTTTGGCCGGGATGAAGGGGCGACAGGCCGGAGAGATCCTGACCGGGGTTTCAGCCAAGAAGGCGGCCAGCCTTTCCGAACAGCTCACGCGCCTGCAACTGCCCATGGATGTGCCCACTCCGGGTACCCCGAACGGACAGTAGGGGCGAAGACACGCTGACAGCGCGGGAAGAAACCATGGAAATCCTGAACATCCGCACCGGAAAACGCCTGGAGATGATCCCGGTCACCCGGCGACTCCAGGAGCTGGCGACCTCCCTGGGATGCGCCGACGGCATCCTGGTGGTGCATTGCCCCCATACCACCGCCTGCCTGACCATCAACGAAAACGCCGACCCCGATGTCGTCACGGACATGCTGGCGGCGCTTTCCTCCCTGGTCCCGCACAGCGGTCCCTATCGCCACGCCGAGGGCAACAGCGACGCCCACATCAAAACAACGCTGGTGGGACCGTCCCTGTCGCTCATCGTCAGCGGCGGCAAGCTTCAACTCGGTACCTGGCAGGGCGTGTATTTTTGTGAATTCGACGGTCCCCGCTCCCGGCGTCTTTGGGCCCAGTGGGTGGGGACGACGGCGTAAGGCGCGCGGGAGCCCGGCGGGGGGCTCTGCCCCCCACCCCCTCCGGCAGGGGGCTCTGCCCCCTGCGCCCCCGGCAGGGGGGCTCTGCCCCCCGCACCCCCCGGCAGGGGGGTAACCCCCCTGCACCCCGTATCGTGCGGCCCGCCGACCGGTGCTTTGCACCGGGCGG
Above is a genomic segment from Desulfolutivibrio sulfodismutans DSM 3696 containing:
- a CDS encoding MotE family protein, giving the protein MELRRTQDPDGRLRRPAGTRPKGLPRLSKVLAALTMLAAIKLGVLLFMGIDALVPDSASREDGHMVVASVMAVPRAMAQTQKAPETPKAAPAEAPAPSGPPGVLDWQELGKRKDDLDRREQAIADMEAKLDQRVKELAALEASLKTMLDQAQQTKDEKLKHLIDVYTNMKPKQAAEVLESLDDRIAVKILAGMKGRQAGEILTGVSAKKAASLSEQLTRLQLPMDVPTPGTPNGQ
- a CDS encoding secondary thiamine-phosphate synthase enzyme YjbQ — translated: MEILNIRTGKRLEMIPVTRRLQELATSLGCADGILVVHCPHTTACLTINENADPDVVTDMLAALSSLVPHSGPYRHAEGNSDAHIKTTLVGPSLSLIVSGGKLQLGTWQGVYFCEFDGPRSRRLWAQWVGTTA